One part of the Truepera radiovictrix DSM 17093 genome encodes these proteins:
- the rlmB gene encoding 23S rRNA (guanosine(2251)-2'-O)-methyltransferase RlmB encodes MLIYGKQAVAEALREGGVLRLFVAHGVQPGTVKQFEALARKAGVTLERVPRTQLDQALKTTRHQGVVAELPELSYADPEAPFTRAARRGEKPLLVLLDGITDPHNYGAIIRSAEVLGAHGVVTEERRSAPLSAVVAKVSAGASSHLPLVQVKNLPRYMEALKARGVWLYGASGDAAALPQQLDWDRPAALVIGAEGAGMRRLVRETCDELVAIPMRGQVASLNASVAAGILLYAALSSRST; translated from the coding sequence ATGCTCATCTACGGCAAACAGGCAGTTGCGGAGGCGCTGCGCGAGGGCGGCGTGCTGCGCCTTTTCGTCGCCCACGGCGTGCAGCCGGGGACCGTCAAACAGTTTGAGGCCCTCGCGCGCAAAGCCGGCGTCACGCTCGAGCGTGTCCCCCGCACCCAACTCGACCAAGCGCTCAAAACCACCCGGCATCAGGGCGTCGTCGCCGAGCTCCCCGAGCTCAGCTACGCCGACCCCGAAGCGCCTTTTACGCGCGCCGCGCGCCGCGGCGAAAAGCCCCTCCTGGTGCTTTTAGACGGCATCACCGACCCGCACAACTACGGCGCCATCATCCGCAGCGCCGAGGTCTTGGGGGCGCACGGCGTCGTCACCGAGGAGCGGCGCAGCGCCCCCCTCTCGGCCGTGGTCGCCAAGGTCTCGGCGGGGGCGAGCAGCCACCTGCCGCTCGTACAGGTGAAGAACCTGCCGCGCTACATGGAGGCGTTAAAGGCGCGCGGCGTCTGGCTCTACGGCGCCTCGGGGGACGCGGCCGCACTGCCGCAGCAGCTCGATTGGGACCGCCCCGCCGCGCTCGTGATCGGCGCCGAGGGCGCGGGTATGCGGCGCCTCGTGCGCGAGACGTGCGACGAGCTCGTCGCCATCCCGATGCGCGGCCAGGTGGCGTCGCTAAACGCCTCGGTCGCGGCGGGCATCTTGCTCTACGCGGCGCTCAGCTCGAGGTCCACTTGA
- a CDS encoding S9 family peptidase, whose amino-acid sequence MAKKLKAKSLFDLTFVSDARLSPNGRRAVAVHTTIQTPPKDREEAAPDANAEAAPRYVSHLFLYDTAAAGRAQQLTQAGDANTHPRFSPKGDAVAFLSKRGSPGEAEGAQLHLLPLAGGEARRLTDLPAGVTEFCWHPGGELLALVSQGERDTAKGRPRVIDRMFYKGDGVGFRPSGSAQIYLCDLSGEVTKLTKLQSSPSGLVFTPDGAALLFTAAEDERAADAWQSLLWTLPLEDAKGGGYKGGRPTPVVSNLTRVAAPSPSPDGRFVALLSPTDQRNFGTPTGLWVAPLAGGEAQLLTGDFEATSSVAGDSRYGALPETPCWDGESVLVNLNREGRSGLARVSLSGRVRALHREGRAVTGFHALGGRVIFTAETPTEPGELFFRDARGQETRLSDVNRAFTDAYRLSAPSPVQHARAKGGPRVAYWTLEPHKPRKDRASVLQVHGGPHTNYGYGFMFEFQLLAARGYRVVYGNPRGSSSYGAAFATALQGRYGSVDADDVLAVADAAQRSHADPEAPLHLTGGSYGGFMTNWLLGHTNRFRSAVTQRSISNWTSFYGTSDIGYQFAPVEVGGAPWEKLQALWDQSPLKYVANIQTPLLILHAEADHRCPIEQAEQLYIALKALGKPTRFIRFPDEGHELSRSGRPDRRVARLEALLEWFESHP is encoded by the coding sequence ATGGCGAAAAAACTCAAGGCCAAAAGCCTCTTCGACCTCACCTTTGTCTCCGACGCGCGGCTTAGCCCCAACGGCCGACGGGCGGTAGCGGTGCACACGACCATCCAGACACCGCCCAAGGACCGAGAGGAGGCCGCTCCCGACGCCAACGCCGAAGCGGCACCCCGCTACGTCAGTCACCTCTTCCTCTACGACACCGCCGCAGCGGGACGCGCGCAGCAGCTCACCCAGGCGGGCGACGCCAACACGCACCCGCGCTTTAGCCCCAAAGGTGACGCCGTCGCCTTTTTGTCTAAGCGCGGGTCGCCGGGCGAGGCGGAGGGGGCGCAGCTCCACCTGCTGCCCCTTGCTGGCGGCGAGGCGCGGCGGCTCACCGACCTGCCAGCCGGCGTCACGGAGTTCTGCTGGCACCCTGGCGGCGAGCTGCTCGCGCTCGTCTCGCAAGGGGAGCGCGACACGGCCAAGGGCCGACCCAGGGTCATCGACCGGATGTTTTACAAGGGCGACGGCGTCGGTTTTCGGCCCTCGGGGAGCGCGCAGATCTACCTCTGCGACCTGAGCGGCGAGGTCACGAAGCTGACCAAGCTGCAGAGCAGCCCTAGCGGGCTCGTCTTCACGCCAGACGGCGCGGCGCTGCTCTTTACCGCCGCCGAGGACGAACGCGCGGCGGACGCCTGGCAGAGCCTCCTCTGGACGCTCCCCTTAGAGGACGCCAAGGGGGGTGGTTACAAGGGGGGCAGACCCACCCCCGTGGTGAGCAACCTCACCCGCGTCGCCGCGCCGAGCCCGAGCCCCGACGGCCGCTTCGTCGCCCTGCTCTCCCCTACCGATCAACGCAACTTCGGCACCCCGACGGGCCTATGGGTCGCGCCGCTAGCGGGCGGCGAGGCGCAGCTACTAACGGGGGACTTCGAGGCCACCTCGAGCGTCGCCGGCGACAGCCGCTACGGGGCCCTCCCCGAAACCCCCTGCTGGGACGGCGAGAGCGTCCTGGTCAACCTCAACCGCGAGGGGCGCAGCGGTTTGGCGCGCGTGTCGCTCTCAGGCCGCGTGCGCGCGCTGCACCGCGAGGGGCGCGCCGTCACCGGTTTTCACGCCCTCGGCGGCCGGGTGATCTTTACCGCCGAAACCCCCACCGAACCCGGTGAGCTGTTTTTTCGCGACGCGCGCGGCCAGGAGACGCGGCTCAGCGACGTCAACCGCGCCTTTACCGACGCGTACCGGCTGAGCGCGCCGAGCCCGGTGCAGCACGCCCGCGCCAAGGGGGGGCCCAGGGTCGCGTACTGGACCCTCGAGCCGCACAAGCCGCGCAAGGACCGCGCCTCGGTGCTGCAGGTGCACGGCGGCCCCCACACGAACTACGGCTACGGCTTTATGTTCGAATTTCAGCTGCTCGCCGCGCGCGGGTACCGGGTCGTCTACGGCAACCCGCGCGGCTCGTCGAGCTACGGCGCGGCCTTCGCCACCGCCCTCCAGGGGCGTTACGGGAGCGTCGACGCCGACGACGTGCTCGCGGTCGCCGACGCCGCGCAGCGAAGCCACGCCGACCCCGAAGCGCCCCTGCACCTCACCGGCGGCTCGTACGGCGGCTTTATGACCAACTGGCTGCTCGGCCACACGAACCGCTTCCGCTCGGCGGTGACGCAGCGCTCGATCAGCAACTGGACGTCGTTTTACGGCACCTCCGACATCGGCTACCAGTTTGCCCCCGTGGAGGTCGGGGGGGCCCCCTGGGAGAAGCTGCAGGCGCTCTGGGACCAGAGCCCCCTCAAGTACGTCGCCAACATCCAGACGCCCCTGCTGATCCTCCACGCCGAAGCCGATCACCGCTGCCCCATCGAACAGGCCGAGCAGCTCTACATCGCCCTCAAAGCGCTCGGTAAACCGACGCGCTTTATCCGTTTCCCCGACGAAGGGCACGAGCTGTCGCGCTCGGGGCGCCCCGACCGCCGCGTCGCGCGGCTTGAAGCCCTCCTCGAGTGGTTTGAAAGCCATCCCTAG
- the ribF gene encoding riboflavin biosynthesis protein RibF, translating into MTRPLDATARGAAPRVVSSPLALELRGVVLCIGNFDGVHLGHQLLLRRLQEAATSLRAPSVVLTFFPPAKVFFQGKPYLTSAEEKLFLLRRFSPTAVVMTPFDHDYARTPKEAFLEQLQHLAPKLLIVGEDFHFGYKRSGGLDDLQHVTERLEVFSLRRLEEEPIKSSHIRELLRTGEVEQARRFLGYSYLAIGEVTAGDRRGRTVGFPTANLQLAPEKALPIGVFAVWVETPYGTFGGMANVGPRPSYPDAPPSLEVHLFDFDGDLYGKTIRVSFERFLRAQRRFAGLDDLKAQLAADEQRARAALQALGDPTHLSSPKR; encoded by the coding sequence GTGACGCGCCCTCTAGACGCCACGGCGCGCGGCGCCGCGCCCCGCGTCGTCAGTTCCCCCTTGGCGCTCGAGCTTCGCGGCGTGGTGCTCTGCATCGGCAACTTCGACGGGGTGCACCTGGGCCACCAGCTCCTGTTGCGGCGCCTTCAGGAGGCCGCTACAAGCTTGCGGGCGCCGAGCGTGGTGCTCACCTTTTTCCCCCCGGCCAAGGTCTTTTTCCAGGGCAAACCCTACCTCACGAGCGCCGAAGAGAAGCTCTTCTTGCTCCGCCGCTTCTCCCCCACAGCGGTCGTCATGACCCCCTTTGACCACGACTACGCGCGGACCCCCAAAGAGGCCTTTTTGGAGCAGCTGCAACACCTCGCGCCAAAGCTGCTGATCGTCGGCGAGGACTTTCACTTCGGTTACAAACGCAGCGGCGGTTTGGACGACCTGCAGCACGTGACCGAAAGGCTCGAGGTCTTTTCGCTGCGGCGCCTCGAAGAGGAGCCCATCAAGTCGTCGCATATCCGCGAGCTCCTGCGCACGGGGGAGGTCGAGCAGGCGCGGCGGTTTCTGGGCTACAGCTACCTCGCTATCGGCGAGGTCACCGCGGGCGACCGGCGCGGGCGCACGGTGGGCTTCCCCACGGCCAACCTCCAGCTCGCACCGGAAAAAGCCCTGCCCATCGGCGTCTTCGCCGTTTGGGTCGAGACGCCCTACGGCACCTTCGGCGGGATGGCCAACGTCGGCCCACGCCCCTCCTACCCCGACGCGCCCCCCTCTTTGGAGGTGCACCTCTTCGACTTTGACGGCGACCTCTACGGCAAGACGATCCGCGTGTCGTTCGAACGCTTTTTGCGCGCGCAGCGGCGCTTCGCGGGGCTTGACGACCTCAAAGCGCAGCTCGCAGCTGACGAACAGCGGGCGAGGGCCGCTTTGCAAGCGCTCGGCGACCCCACCCACCTCTCTAGCCCCAAGCGCTAG
- a CDS encoding NUDIX domain-containing protein yields the protein MNTPLMSDEILFEGRVIRVAKRSGRWEVVFHAPAVCVLALRGERGREEVLLVEQLRPAVGQVTWELPAGLVDPGETPAAAARRELAEEVGLAGTLTQLAEVYSSPGFTDEKVTLFMATDLHTVARAGGDEGEEVAFAWRPLRETWARVAAGEVASSAPTLLGLTYALGRAGALAEPS from the coding sequence GTGAACACGCCTTTAATGTCCGACGAGATCCTCTTTGAGGGGCGCGTTATCCGCGTCGCCAAACGCAGCGGGCGTTGGGAGGTCGTCTTTCACGCCCCCGCCGTCTGCGTGCTCGCGCTGCGCGGCGAGCGCGGCCGCGAGGAGGTGCTGCTCGTCGAACAGCTGCGACCGGCCGTCGGGCAGGTGACCTGGGAGCTGCCCGCTGGGCTCGTCGACCCCGGCGAGACTCCAGCGGCGGCGGCGCGGCGCGAGCTCGCTGAGGAGGTCGGGCTCGCCGGCACGCTCACCCAGCTCGCCGAGGTGTACTCGAGCCCCGGTTTTACCGACGAAAAGGTGACGCTCTTTATGGCCACCGACCTCCATACGGTCGCGCGCGCGGGGGGTGACGAGGGGGAGGAGGTCGCCTTCGCGTGGCGCCCGCTGCGCGAGACCTGGGCGCGCGTCGCCGCGGGTGAGGTCGCGAGCAGCGCCCCTACGCTCCTCGGGCTCACCTACGCCCTCGGCCGTGCGGGGGCGCTCGCGGAGCCCTCGTGA